The Gossypium hirsutum isolate 1008001.06 chromosome D07, Gossypium_hirsutum_v2.1, whole genome shotgun sequence genome includes the window ATTTTTCCTTTGAAGGGTTTCTTTACCTTTTGGTGGGTCAGCTGGGGTGAATCATGTATGTCTATGCCTATCGGTCTGTTTTTCAGTCTATGATGAACATGATCATACTCTCTTTTTGTGGTGTCTATATGAAGAATGTTATATGATTGTGGCAACGAAATTAGACCAGTTTCTTGGTTCCTTCTTTCCTTTACTCTTTACCGTATCCATCATATAGGAGTAAAATTGAGGTGCATTTCTCCTCATGGATAATTTATCGGGGTCTCTAAAATTTATTTGTTCTTGGTTTAGGGCTTAAACTATGTTGCTGCATTGCTATTGCTTGTTATGAAAACGGAGGAAGATGCATTTTGGATGCTTGCCGTCCTCCTCGAGAATGTTTTAGTTAATGATTGCTATACAAATAACTTATCTGGATGCCATGTTGAGCAAAGGGTTTTTAAAGATTTGCTTACTAAGAAGTGCCCAAGGTATTTGGTTGAGGATTGCactgttttatatttattttaaataaatctgTTTTGGCTATATGTTAAAGCTGAGTTTTATCTTTACTAAAAATTGGAGGAAAAAAAAATGCAGGATTGCTGCTCATTTAGAAGCATTGGAGTTTGATGTCTCCCTCGTTGCGACAGAGTGGTTCCTGTGCCTCTTTTCTAAAAGCTTACCTTCGGAGGTTTGAACAATATTTCATTACCATTTCTGTCCTGCTGGCATCTCCCATCAAATGTCAATTCTATTTGAGGTTGCTTTCTGactatcttaattttttttctccttaTTGGGCTATTTGTCTAGACAACTCTGCGGGTGTGGGATGTCCTTTTCTATGAGGGGGCAAAGGTTCTTTTTCATGCTGCTTTGGCAATATTTATGGTACCCATGTCATTGCCCTTTCAATCTTTACATTCCAATCAAGTTGGAAACTTTCTTCAATGTGTTCTTGTAAAAATTATTGAGCTAATTTAAGTTTTGATCTGCTTTTGCAGATGAAGGAAGACGAGTTGCTTCTAACGCATCAGGTTGGcgacattattaatatattacaAAGAACTACCCATCACCTTTTTGATCCTGATGAGTTATTGACAGTAAGACTATTCATCATTTTGTTTTCCAGTTTTCTCGTCTTATATAACATTTCATGCTTCTTCCTCATTATCTATGGAGAAAATGACTCCTAGTTCTGGACATAGACTAAAGAAGATCATTTCTAGTTTCTTTATCTTGACATGGACACCTAGTTTTCGATGTTAATCTTGTTTTAAGAATATGCAACTTTGGCTATATCTGTACAGGTTGCATTTGATAAGATCGGTTTTATGACGACAAACACTATATCAAAGCAAAGGAAAAAGCAAGAGCCAGAAGTAATGAAAGAGCTTGATGAGAGACTAAGAAGACTAAACTCTCTCAGAACTGATGACAAATAACAGTTTGCTTGAATGGGAAGATCAAGTTGTACATCAAACATTCAATGATGAACCCCTTGCCCCGAAGttgaagaatatgaaattaatgcTCTTTATATTCACTCTCCTAGCGACCAggtaaaatgtaaattttgaatCCGTACACTGTTTAAACAGCAGAAGTTAGTGTGCAAATGAATCAGGGCACTGTTGAATTTGCAGTGCCCCTAATGATTTTATAAAGCCATTGGCTGCTTCATCAAATGTTTACAGGGTTACTCTGAAcagtttttaacattttttttccaTTCAATATTTGAAGCCATAGCTAGCAGCACCATTGCCAACTATTCCTTGtaacgagagagagagagagagagagttggTAAGGAAATTAAGTTAATTCTGAATTGACAAGCGGGTGAACTAAGTTTAGGATGAGACCTTGGTGCTCTCTCTCTCTGTTAAAGCAAAAAATTAAAAGGCCCATCAGCAGTGTAGTTGCCAGTTTCAACTTATGATGTTCTACTACAAATTGGTTTCTTTTACATTTTcgttatatttttgaatattaatttccacataataaagaaaaaaataaagatcaGTAAGGATTTCAGCAGCAGATAGCCATTGGTTTCCAAAGTTCTATCTCAATCGGTTACTTGCTTTTGCAATGTATCTTCTGTATAGACATATAAATGTCTTTGTAGCATGATCTATTTCCTAATACAAACAGGTGTTTTTGAGTGTGTTCTCTCATCTCATTGCTCAAATATTGTAATATTTGTCGATAGCTTGGACAAGGATgagccaatttttttttttaaaaagtgacCATAATTTGCATAATTTCTAGACAGGAAAATAGATTATTGAGAAGAGGCCTCAAATGATTCAAAGCATAATGAGTGCAATCCaaagaatatattttttaatagcaGGTGAAAATTTATATAAGTCCCATTTCTTTCTTCTCCTGTGGTCTACAAAAAGCAATGAAGTTTCGAGTGAAAGAACCAGGGAAAATAATTAGAAAGCTTCCTATGGTTGTTATTCATTACTATCCTATTCTTCCGTCTTAAGATTCCGAATCAACAGCTACGTCGGAGGTTTCACCGGAGAGACCTGTCTCATTCTCGCGGCCTTCCACAAATATCTCATCAGAAATCTCACCATCGTCAGACGCTGCTTCCTGCTGCTGTAGGCTCCAGTACATGATGCTGGCTGTCAATGTAAGCATCATTTTCTGGTTCACCTGTTATCAAGGTCAGAAGTTACATTAATGTCTGATTTAATCCAATTTAAGCATGAggtatataaaaaaagaaaaaaagtggaAAACTATATATACCTCAAAACTTAGTGTAAAgcacaagcaaaaaaaaaaaaaaacagacgcACAATATGGCAAATCATCAGAAAAGATATAGAGGAGGGATTATggatattgaatttgagaaataattaCCTCTATGACATCCTCGGGTAACAAGAAAATGGAGCATCCAAGCTTCCGAGCAACACTGATTATATAAGTTGCATTCAACTTCTTATCTTCATCTGCAATGTCAATGACAAACAATACAtatcttttatttgattttatgtcATACATAGTATCCTCTATTAATTTGTAAGCGAACAAAGTTTCCCATGTAAAGCTCCTCAATAAAATCACCACAATGATTTAGAAATATCTACTGAGCATTAAAGATTTAAGATTCAAAGCAAGATTAATGAGTTCTCAGAAGTAAACAAAAAGAGCTGGCTTGGCAGGTTTATATATATTGCTGAAGTGCCATATAACATTATGGTCAGCTCAGGTAGGTTTCGAGGGAAAAGAACACATAAGTATAATAATGAAAGAACACCATACCAGTTTCTCCCTTGGTAACAAGACCCCAGTTAACGACCCTTGGTTCCACTGCACTGAGAAGCTCGAGGAAGAATATACCACTGGAAAGGCTTTTATCCTAAGAGGAATAATAGTTCAATCAAAACCAGAGTGTCCGTCTATGTGTTACAATCAAAATTTTTGAGacacaaatttcattttttttgtggCTTATGTACCTTGAAGCTCTCCATTTGAGAGGTTCTACCTGCCTTCTTTACTTTATTGTTAGCCCAGTTCAGAATATCAGCATCTGTAATTTCTTTACCTTGGGAGTGAGTTCTCAAGTTTTTAAGGAGTTGTAGTATTGAATACCTCATCAGTTGCCACAAAAATGCTGCATGTGAGGTAAAGCAAAACAAGAAACATGAGAAGAAATATAGAGCAGGGAGCCATTTCAAGATTTACTAATATATGTGCCTCTCAGAAAAGCAAACGGCTATAAAATCATATCCCCCAACCGAAAGTTTCTTGGAATATGCATCCATTTAAAAGCTGATAGGAATGATAAAAAGTAGCAATGTAGAAATCAAAATAACAGCCTCAACTTTACCAAAGAAAGAGAAGAGTAGCCCTCATTCACACTAGAGCAAcatataaaagttataaataaaGGTCTTGAACAGGCCACCCTATGGAAAAATGTAATATGGAAGATACTACCTATTATAAGTTTCTTGTTTCCAGCCACAATATCATTGCCAGCTACATTGACAAGTGAGAAATTTAAATTCCTGCCAATCTGTATCACTTGATTGCAATTCTCAACCTGTTTAAATGGCATCTTTATAGGAGGCTTATTTGCCTGCTTCCAGTTAACTGTTCCAGGAAAAATTTTATCCACAATTTCCAACATAACATACCTGCAGCCACGAAAGGGTGGACACCAAACAAAACTCAACAACCGCTTGATACTGCTCAGAGAGCCAAAATTTTACAAGAGAAAAGAGCACGATACCCGTTTCTAACATCTTCAAAAACATTGTTGACATATGTAGTAGCTCCAAGACTGTTCATCCAAAAGCGAAAGCATCTCTCTTCACGAGACGTTTCTGCATCATCCGTCATCATCTCAGCAAAGGTTGTCGTTTTGCTGTCAGTTAAACCATTCCTGCAAGAGAAACCATACACTAGTTAAACTATTTCGTACAATCATGAGCACATGTCCCCAAGGGAATAAGCCAGTGCTTAGAGCTTGAAATCCCAACTTTGAGGTCTCAGGACTGAATACTGAGATAACATGGGTGAAATTTATGGGCTGAGAGAGCGCTACCTGGTTTTGTTTTAAACCATGTAATCAATACAAATAAAAATCACAATAGTGAGTACATGATTGAGTCAGCTTTTCCCACATGCAAATAAGAAATAAACCAGACAATATACACTATGAGATAACCAAGTATTGGTAGAAAATGTAGTcaagaattgaatgaaattgaacaGGGAAAagctaatataaattattatagaaACTTAGCTCAGTCTTAAGGAAAAAAGACATTATTTCTCACCTGTGATGGAATATTTGAGCTACAAATGCAAGATTGAGATTTGGTGAGCCCTCGACAATGTCCTTAGGAGTGAGTTATCTTTTGCAATCCAATTTCTCTGCCATCTCAAGAACCTTGTTTGCTCTTTCTGTTGGATCCTTTGCATCCAAAGTTGAATGCGTACTGTGTTCAGGAGCAAGTGCATTAAGCAGGTGTGCATATGCTTCTCCATCCTACAAATAAATAGGTTTTATGATACATCAGTTACTCTAGAAAACTGAAAGTAGTATAGACAAGAGGCAATGTATTACTTCACACATTAAGAACTATTGGTTATTTGATTATATGCAACCATGAATCAAATGGTTTTCCCTATTGTTTGTGAATATGAGGATATACTGAAGTTTAAAGACACTAAAAGACATTTAAACATCCTGCTATTGTTTTACATTTTCATGGAACTTAAGGACCAAATGTAAAGATTAATGCAGCACTGAAGACCATGATAATAATTACCTTTTGTAGATAAAATTGGCATGAAACAAGTAGAATTTATCAAAATCAATGAGTTTTCTCACCTTCAAATCTGTAGAGAAGTTTGTAACCTGCTTTTGGTATCCAGCTTTCTTCAGATGAAAATTCATCCATTTCAGTAAAACCTTTTCAGGTGCTAAACTCAAAAGCTCCTCCACCTCCTACAAAATTTATACAAAAGGTGAACTGAATTAGTTTCCAACCTGCAAAATGGAGATTGTCCGGTACCTGATATCATCAAGACACAAAGGGGGCAAAACCAATTAACAGTCTCCAACCTGGCTATCATCCACCAGTTCTACAAGTTGAGGAGTTTTCTTCAGATTGAGATCAGCTAGTAGTTGACACAAAGGGGGCAAAATTTTAGTTTCGCTTGGtcgatccttttttataggtgtgatcggacacctaattattttaaaacaaaaagaaggccaaatttaggtctacgtgaaagtccagagaaaaattggggttcggcagtcagttacgcgcgaggaaggtattagcaccctcgcgacgcccaaaattggtatctcataaacatgtgttgacttgatttttaaaaatacgagttcaatataatatttaatcgtgatccgattgaaaaatgagaatttttagttttcgatttttttttagaaagggtgtcccgttttttaacacaagcaGACGAATTTCACctaacatagcgatgaaatcaatggcttaatattaaatcggtacattgcctaatttttgaaattaattaaaacatgaaaaaaaatattcctaaagtgagaaattaaaaatagatgaaGGACgcaaaaaaaatgatatcattaatgaaaatattaacatggaatactagaatattagaataacaataataatgatatttacaaaaaataaaaataaaaacaaatcatgtactaataataaaataggaaaaatgatatatttggtaataataatataaaataataatatgtacaaaaatatacatatatatataggcatataataaaagtatgtaataataataataatatctacaataaaagaaaatattaggaaacgtacataaaaatatatacataatataaatataatatatacaatatacacatatgataaaaaactattaatatgtacatgtatatctatatacacattaagtaaaagtactaatgctaacaatattaataataaatataataatagatatatatgcatataatagtaagaaacgaaacataaagaatatatatatagctaaatataatataacaataacaatatataaaaataatagtgataacaatattacatatataacatgattaatatttaaagctgaattaaatagcaaaataatatgaaatccaaggtgaatacgaaaaataaatgaaaaaggaccaaaattggattaaaatcaaaactttggggctaattttttaaaaaaatataaaggagaAAGGACCTATTAGAACGCGCATAAAACTGTGGGGGActaaaaacacaattaatcctcccctcaaaacataacatagcaagagggactaaatcgcaaagcgcTACATACTTTAAggccaatttttgacaaaaaaaatcattttgaagagagagagaaaaaaaagggagaaagaagagagaagagaggggggaaaggaaatccggccaagggggccggtcaccggccgATCGTCGGCCGCCGCCCGTCGCCGGCCATCGcccacggtggccgaaaaaggtaaattttttttcttaacaatatatgtatatatataaagaaagaaaaaaacaacacaaaaaaagaaagaaaaaagattcgaaagaagaggaaaaaaagaaaaaatacaacctttttattgatgtttcttttgtgttcaaaatttgaagggatttttgtgtttgtctcctttttcaatctttgtaaaatccCCCCTTACAtgattttgaatggctttttatagccatcttttacatgattttctattttgtaggtggtggtggtaaACAATGaatatcaaaaatgggaggaaaaatggggcaagtgggaaagtggctaggtggctagggtttcttggttttttttggggggttaagtttttctttttttttttttttgggttaggtttttttggggggggcttaatgggcttttgaattgggtttaatatttaggttttgtaatgggtttgggtagatgtaaatgggtcatgggttaatggttttagtgggtttagagatttggttgggttttgatataatcgggcccgggcaatttgggtttctacagctgcccctctttgctcattgtcgtgcaacgataatagagcaaagactttcaaggaagaccaaacttgcccggtcttgctaggtcttgacttgctttggaactcttc containing:
- the LOC107955043 gene encoding fimbrin-5-like, which translates into the protein MMTDDAETSREERCFRFWMNSLGATTYVNNVFEDVRNGYVMLEIVDKIFPGTVNWKQANKPPIKMPFKQVENCNQVIQIGRNLNFSLVNVAGNDIVAGNKKLIIAFLWQLMRYSILQLLKNLRTHSQGKEITDADILNWANNKVKKAGRTSQMESFKDKSLSSGIFFLELLSAVEPRVVNWGLVTKGETDEDKKLNATYIISVARKLGCSIFLLPEDVIEVNQKMMLTLTASIMYWSLQQQEAASDDGEISDEIFVEGRENETGLSGETSDVAVDSES